GGGTCCGTAGCGGGTACGGgacacgcgggggggggggggggccgtgggcgGGACACGCGTGTGCACGGGAGTGCAAAATCCCCGGGACTGTTTGGGGACATGTTGGGGCACATGTTGGGGCATGTTCCCCCCGGGCCCGTGGGCGGGACACGCGTGTGCACGGGAGTTTCAAAATCCCCCGGGACTGTTTGGGGACATGTTGGGGCATGTTCCCCCCGGGTCCGTGGGTGGGACACGGGGTGCGTGCTTTCCCCAGACGGtacggggctggggtgggggggtctcccCCCTCTGCCTCAGCCCCCATCTCAGGAGCCCCGGGCGGCGTGGGAGCTGGCCCGGGCCAGCGAGGGCCGCGGGGAAGGTGGGTGCAAGctcggggaagggggggggctggtgcttcatccagcgcccccccccccctcccggctcccccccTTTCCCAGGGCTTCACAGCCCGCTGctccgctccccccagccccaccgcaCGTGCAGGGGGGGGGACATCTTCATGGAAGAGGGGACATCGCCGGGGCAGGCGCCATCCGAGCTGTGACCCCCCCACCGAGAGAGCTGTGACCAACTTttgtctttcctcccccagcttcctcttcctccccaggcaCGGAGCAGCCCTGTAACCCTTTTGCTGCCGCTCTTGCCGGTGCTGGCgcggacagacggacagacagacagacagacgtcCCTCGGTCCCACCGCAAGCCCCCGTGCCGCGGCGGTGGGAGGCGAAGGCGAGGGGCCGGCGGGGTGACACCCGGTTTCCTTCCCAGTTTGGGGGGCGATGGCCGCTTTCTGGAGCAGGCAGAACCAGTGGAGGGGGGTGCAGCAGCGCCCGAGGCTGCGGGACCTCGCCGTGTACGACGACGTCCCCGTCGGTGGGACCGTGTACTGGGATGACTGGCACCTCCACGCCACGCCGGAGCCGTTCGGGAACGAGCCGAGGTGGGGGAACTCCGATGAGGACCTCGAGCAGTGGAGGGAGGAATTCCCGGACCTGTGGGCGCAATACGAGACGGACTGCGGGCGGGTGTCCGGCAAGGTGGAGGTGACCGGGGCACCGGTGCCCTTCCAGCAGCAACCCCGATTTTCAGCAGACGTGGAAGACGCGGTGGCGAGCATCCTGCAGGACCTGCTGGATGACGGCGTGGTGGTGGAAGGCATCTCTTCCTCCAACAGCCCGTTACAGCCCATCCGAAAGGCCGACGGGAGGTCGTGGCGCCTGACGCTGAATTGTAGAGCCGTCAACAAGGCCACCCCCGTGACGGTGGCTCCGGTGATCCTGGACAGGAGCAAGCTCATCTCGACCCTCAGCCCCAAGAGCAAGTATTTCTCGGTGGTGGATCTGTCGAACTCCTCCTTCGCCATCCCCTTGGCAGCAGGCTCCATGGCCAGGTTCGCCTTCACCTTCTGGGACCAGCAGTACCTCTTCACCCGCCTGCCCCAGGGCTTCCACAGCACCACCTCCATCGTGCACCAGCGGGTGGCTCAGATGTTGTTGCAGCTGGACCAAGGAGACAAACCTTGGGTTTTGTCCTACGTCGACGACATCCTCATCGCTGGCAAAAACCAAAAGACGACCAAAGCCCGAACGAGGAGAGTCCTGAAGCTGATCCAAGAAACGGGCTTTAAAGCCAAGTTTGAGAAGGCGCAGCTCGTCCAGCCCAAGGTGCACTACCTGGGGATGACCATCGGGGCCGAGGGGCGAGAGATTCAGGCCAGCAAGCTGGAGGCCATCAGCAGAGCACCCTGCCCGCGGGATGTCCACAGCCTCCGCTCGCTGCTCGGCCAGTTCGGCTCCTTGCAGGATCACATCGCCAGCTACTGGGAGCTGGCCTGGCCGCTCCACCGCCTCACCACGGAGCAGACCGGCTGGGAATGGGGACCGGAGCAGGAGGAGGCGTTGAACAACCTGAAATACGCCATCCTGGCTGCACCCACCCTGCGCTTCCCAGATAAGTCCCAGCCCTTTGTTATCAGGTTAATGATCGGCAAAGAGACGGTAGGGGCTGCCTTGCTGCAGGAAGATGAAAGGGGCCGGCTGGTCCCGGTGGGACACAGCTCCCGCATCCTGAAGGACCGTGAGGTCTCCTACGTGCCACAGGAGAAGGAGTGCCTGGCCGCGATCTGGGCCGTGCAGGCATTCGAGACCCTCGTAGGGCCGGCCCCCATCCTTACCCAGATGCCCCATTCCCCTTGGAAGTATCTCCTACGGGGCGACCCGTTGGGGTCCAGCGGGACGAACCCGCACCCGGCGCAGTGGACTCTGCTGCTGGTGAAGAAGGGGGTGGCGGCAAGGGGATCCCAGCCGAAGAGGGGACACCGCCCCGGCAGCCTGGTCCCCACCGCTCCCCCCTTACAGCAGCtgccctcccccttccccaaggCCAACGTGTGGTTCACGGCCAGCAAGAAAGTTTGCTCCATCGGCTTTGCTGCggccaacctggaagagcagtgGCTGCTCGGGGTGGCCGAGGGCAGCTCGGTGTCGGGCGCGGAGCTGGTGGCTCTCAGGGAGCTGCTGCGCCGTCACCGGTACCCCTCACCCCTCTGTTTGTACACCAGCTGCTGGTCCTTGGTGGAAAGTTTGCAAAGCCAGATCGAGGAGTGGGATTGGGAGCCGTGGGCGCGCTCCAGCCAGGGTTTATGGTCGAGCATCCTGCAGTGGGTCCACGCCAACCCAGGGATGCTGCACGTCAGGTACGTGGGCTGGGACGGATGCAAGGACCCGAAGCAGTGGGAGTGGAGCCAGAAAGTGGGCAGGAGGGCCAGGGCGATGGCTGGCAGGGCCGTGGGCAGCCGGCAAATTTGGGAGCCTTCGAAGCACGAGAAGCAAGAAATAATCGCCCAGTGTCACAGCTGGTTGCACGAGGGGGTGGAGAGGACCCTGGCAAGGGTACGGCGGGTTGCGGGCTGGGAAGGTGACGGCAGGGAGGTGGCCCGTTGGGTGCAGAACTGCCTGAAATGTGCCGCAGACAGGCACGGAGCGGACAGGGTGCTGGCCCAGCGGGCAGAGGGGCCGTGGTCGCAGCTCCAGCTGGGCTACATCAGTGGTCTCTCTGAGACCGAGGAGGGGCACCGCTCCCTCTTGGTGGTGGAGGATGAGTTTTCGGGGTGGGTGGAAGCCTTCCCGTTGCAGGAGGCGACCGTGGAGGAGATGGCCGAGGTGCTCTACAGGGAGGTTTTTACGCGGTACGGGACGCCTCGTGCCATCTGTTTGCCGAACCTGCCGCGTGTCCTCCGGCATGCCGTCGTGAAGGCGGCATCCGACACGGAGATCCCGTGGGACATCCTGCAGTCCGTCCAGGCGGCATCGGCCACGGCAACCCTGCAGCGGCTGGCCCGGGGGGCCGGAAAGGAGTGGGTGAAGATGCTCCCCTTGATCCTGACGGGGATCAGATCCATACAGGCACGGAAAGCGGTGCTAAGCCCTTACCAAATTATTTTTGGCTTCCCGTTGGAGATGCGGAGGGGATGCGAGGAGGACGTCTGTCCCCAGGGCAATGTCCTCCCGCGGCTCCGCcggctgcaggaggacagggtCCTCTACAAGCACCGGACCCAAGTCGTGCTGCTGAAGGGCTGCTTGGAGGGGGATGCTCCATAGCCgtagcccccccccccgactcctcCATGAGATTGCTGTCTCTGTGGGTTGTGTATCGTGGTGTGGGGAGAAAATGGGTGTACTGGGCTTACTGGGGGGCTTTTAGGCAGGACTGGGGGAGCTTTTAGGCAGGACTAGGGAGCTTTTAGGCAGGACTGAGGAATGCGCAATGTCTTCTTGCTAATGGTGTTCGAGGATGGGGAGGGAAGACTTGCTGGGTatactggttttgactgggatggAGTTGGTTTTCTTCATAGCATCCAGCACGGTGCTGGGCTCTCCGGCTGTGGCCCCAACagtgctgggagcactgggatggtGTTGCCACCCCCAGTCCAGGGGGGGCTTGGGGGAGCTGGGCCAGTTTTTGCTCGGGACCGTGGGAGATGGTGAGTGATGgcctttgcatcacttgctttggtttttgtattttctttccctctttttccacttctccttcatttattaaacgatttttatcttgacccacaagttttcttgtttttcctcttcctttctgtacTGGGTttggccgggatagagttaaattcTTCATAGCAGCTTGCGGTTTGAATTTGGGCTGAGAAGTGTTGATAAGAGAGGCATGCTTTAGTTATCACaatgcttgcacagtgtcaaggccttttctgcgtCTCACACTCCTctgcctgcggggggggggggttcaccCACAACACCGGTGAATCACGTCTCAAGGCTCAGCAGCCTTTGGGAAcggtggaggaggagagaggagccaCCGGTGTCCAACACCTGAGTCTCAACCCCCATTAGTGACCTTCACATGATCTCTTGATGCTCCTCATGGTCTTCAAAGGGTTGTGGGTCCGTAgccttctccatctctcctgaTGGTTCCCAGGTTGTAGCTCTCCAAGCCCCTCTGCTACTTAAAATcatagaaatcatagaatcatttaggttggaaaagacccttaagatcatcaagtccaaaagGTAAACCAAATGATGAAGGTGGTGGAGGGCGACCACGAGCTCTGTGGGTGCACAGACCCTGGGAACCCCAAGCTCTGGTCCATAGGCTGGTTGAAGCCAGAGGAGCAGCAAGGTGGGAGGCTCTCGGCTGTTTAACGGGAGCTGGTGTGGAGCAGCCACCCCGACTTGGGGACCCCCAAACGACGAGCTGCACTTCATGGCAGGATCCAGGGCACAGGAGGTAGCCCAGGGGCTGGTAGCCCAGGGACTTGTGGCAGGGACCCATCCGCCACCCCAGCAGAAGTATAT
This sequence is a window from Harpia harpyja isolate bHarHar1 chromosome 15, bHarHar1 primary haplotype, whole genome shotgun sequence. Protein-coding genes within it:
- the LOC128151801 gene encoding uncharacterized protein LOC128151801, with translation MAAFWSRQNQWRGVQQRPRLRDLAVYDDVPVGGTVYWDDWHLHATPEPFGNEPRWGNSDEDLEQWREEFPDLWAQYETDCGRVSGKVEVTGAPVPFQQQPRFSADVEDAVASILQDLLDDGVVVEGISSSNSPLQPIRKADGRSWRLTLNCRAVNKATPVTVAPVILDRSKLISTLSPKSKYFSVVDLSNSSFAIPLAAGSMARFAFTFWDQQYLFTRLPQGFHSTTSIVHQRVAQMLLQLDQGDKPWVLSYVDDILIAGKNQKTTKARTRRVLKLIQETGFKAKFEKAQLVQPKVHYLGMTIGAEGREIQASKLEAISRAPCPRDVHSLRSLLGQFGSLQDHIASYWELAWPLHRLTTEQTGWEWGPEQEEALNNLKYAILAAPTLRFPDKSQPFVIRLMIGKETVGAALLQEDERGRLVPVGHSSRILKDREVSYVPQEKECLAAIWAVQAFETLVGPAPILTQMPHSPWKYLLRGDPLGSSGTNPHPAQWTLLLVKKGVAARGSQPKRGHRPGSLVPTAPPLQQLPSPFPKANVWFTASKKVCSIGFAAANLEEQWLLGVAEGSSVSGAELVALRELLRRHRYPSPLCLYTSCWSLVESLQSQIEEWDWEPWARSSQGLWSSILQWVHANPGMLHVRYVGWDGCKDPKQWEWSQKVGRRARAMAGRAVGSRQIWEPSKHEKQEIIAQCHSWLHEGVERTLARVRRVAGWEGDGREVARWVQNCLKCAADRHGADRVLAQRAEGPWSQLQLGYISGLSETEEGHRSLLVVEDEFSGWVEAFPLQEATVEEMAEVLYREVFTRYGTPRAICLPNLPRVLRHAVVKAASDTEIPWDILQSVQAASATATLQRLARGAGKEWVKMLPLILTGIRSIQARKAVLSPYQIIFGFPLEMRRGCEEDVCPQGNVLPRLRRLQEDRVLYKHRTQVVLLKGCLEGDAP